In Deltaproteobacteria bacterium, a single genomic region encodes these proteins:
- a CDS encoding PepSY domain-containing protein, whose product MNRRILAFAILSTLAACDAASDDATALREKFAAEIESSSVALTDAIATAEAASGGVAVEAKLELEHGAFVYRVEVVADAGQRRIEISSDSGEIVRDRASSSGNADEAAANAELATGADWAALAAAAEAHVGGEVFELEADDGVFEAKVMVDTTVMELELAADGTVLKSQEDDDFSGESEDESEHESEDSDDDHHGGNDDGT is encoded by the coding sequence ATGAACCGACGCATCCTTGCCTTCGCGATCCTCTCGACCCTCGCCGCCTGCGACGCCGCCAGCGACGACGCGACCGCGCTTCGCGAGAAGTTCGCGGCCGAGATCGAGAGCTCGTCCGTCGCGTTGACCGACGCAATCGCGACCGCCGAGGCGGCCAGCGGCGGCGTCGCCGTCGAGGCCAAGCTCGAGCTCGAGCACGGCGCGTTCGTCTATCGCGTCGAGGTGGTCGCCGACGCCGGCCAGCGTCGTATCGAGATCTCGAGCGACAGCGGCGAGATCGTCCGCGATCGCGCGTCGAGCTCTGGCAACGCCGACGAGGCCGCCGCCAACGCCGAGCTCGCGACGGGGGCCGACTGGGCCGCGCTCGCGGCCGCGGCCGAGGCCCACGTCGGCGGCGAGGTCTTCGAGCTCGAGGCCGACGACGGTGTGTTCGAGGCCAAGGTCATGGTCGACACGACCGTGATGGAGCTCGAGCTGGCCGCCGATGGCACCGTGCTGAAGTCGCAGGAGGACGACGACTTCAGCGGCGAGTCGGAGGACGAGAGCGAGCACGAGAGCGAAGACAGCGACGACGATCACCACGGCGGCAACGACGACGGCACCTGA